A region from the Vicia villosa cultivar HV-30 ecotype Madison, WI linkage group LG3, Vvil1.0, whole genome shotgun sequence genome encodes:
- the LOC131658926 gene encoding uncharacterized protein LOC131658926, producing MGIPVCCISALTNRISHVWVFRFVKFQVFPTGYPLCGYSGVDPPLKKCDVTQTCVDTTDVFETGQKFATREEAISWIKDVGIRNKVTVIIARSDIKTGKRGRSDKLIFGCDRGGKYKKTDSETQSASKRCGCPFKIRSTPSKDGSGWKIDVKCGVHNHGLPDRFEGHAFVSRLNTDDKQHIVDLTKRHVPPRHILLSLQERDPENVTRITQIYKHKSKIQKDIRGPRTEMQQLLKLVEESGYVYWSRKKDESEVVRDIFWAHPESVKLLSMFPIVLIKKTY from the exons ATGGGTATTCCGGTTTGTTGTATTTCAGCTTTAACCAACCGGATATCCCATGTATGGGTATTCCGGTTTGTTAAATTTCAAGTTTTCCCAACCGGATATCCCCTTTGTGGGTATTCcg gtgTGGATCCTCCTTTGAAGAAATGCGATGTTACTCAAACATGTGTGGATACAACTGATGTTTTTGAAACTGGTCAAAAATTTGCTACAAGAGAAGAGGCGATAAGTTGGATTAAGGACGTTGGAATCAGGAATAAAGTAACAGTTATAATAGCTCGTTCAGATATCAAAACAGGCAAGCGAGGAAGAAGTGATAAATTAATATTTGGTTGTGATAGAGgtggaaaatacaaaaaaacagaTAGCGAAACCCAAAGTGCTAGTAAGAGATGTGGTTGTCCTTTCAAAATTAGGTCAACACCGTCGAAAGATGGTTCTGGATGGAAGATCGATGTAAAATGCGGAGTACACAACCACGGGTTACCTGATAGATTTGAAGGTCATGCTTTCGTAAGTCGACTAAATACAGATGATAAACAACATATTGTTGATTTGACAAAACGCCATGTTCCACCAAGACACATATTATTGTCATTGCAAGAGCGTGACCCGGAGAATGTCACTCGGATCacgcaaatatacaaacataagaGTAAGATACAAAAAGACATAAGGGGTCCTAGAACAGAAATGCAACAATTGCTCAAGTTGGTTGAAGAATCAGGTTATGTTTACTGGAGTAGGAAAAAGGATGAGTCagaagttgtgagagatattttttgggcACATCCAGAATCAGTGAAGTTGTTGAGTATGTTTCCTATTGTATTgattaaaaaaacatattaa